Within the Thermostichus lividus PCC 6715 genome, the region CCGACCTGCGCCATCCAACACCGGCCCGCCACTCATCCCCCGCCGTGTAACGTTGGTGTAAATCATCTTGTAGCCGTCAATCGGCTCAATTAAAAAGCCAGAAATGCGGCCATCCGTAAACTGGCGCACCAGTTGACCACTGCCACCCGGCTGCGGCCAGCCAGAAATAAATACCTGCGCCCCCTCTTTGGCTAGATCGGAGTTAGTGAGGGTGGCAACGTCATAGGTGCGATCGCTGGTAAACTCGACAACCGCCAGATCGCTGTTGGGTAAGAACTTGATGGTTTTGAAATCAATGGCATAGGCTTGTTGATCCACGGGAATCACCCGATAATTATCCTTACGATTCACCACATGCTTGGCGGTGAGAACATAGTAGGTGGAACCTGAGCGGGAAATAATGGCACCAGAGCCGTGGGAGTCTTTGCCCACAATCAGTACGGTAATGTTGCGAGCAATTTCGTTAATGCGCTCTCCGCTCAAGGGTTGCACCTGCGCCCAAGTGGGGAGGGGTGCCACTAAAATACTGGCAGCGGCGATCGCGCTCATGCCGACCCGTGAATACCACATATGCCCTAACTCACAAAACCACAACGTTAGGACGATTGTAAACGGCAAGCAGTTCCTCTGCGGTGATGGCGATCAACGTTCTGCTCGAAGCGATGCGCTAGCATACTCTAGATTTTTTGCTAGGAATAAAACAGGCTAGAAAATAACTTGCCAACCTTGGCTCTGAATACACGGTGTAGAACGTGTTTACGGTGTGGCACAGCATGACCGTCGAGAGCATTTGCAGGGGCTAAGCCATGAGGTTTAGGCTGATATTAATGCTTTAGGATTAGAGATTCTTATGGTTGCAGCCAAAGAACAGCAGCGGTACTTTACCCCTGAAGAGTATTTTGCTTGGGAAGAACACCAGCTAGAAAAGCACGAACTGATCGATGGCCAAGTGTATGCGATGACTGGCGGCACGCAAAATCATAGCGCGATTAAATTAAATATTGCAGGGTTGATCAAAGCCCACTTGCGCGGCAGTAAATGCCGTGTGTTCAATTCCGATTTGAAGGTTAATATTCTCCATACAACTAACTATACCTATCCAGACTTGAGTGTGACTTGCGATGAGAGGGATCAAGTGCATCCCTTATAGGAGTGATGTGGGCGGGCTAAAACCCCTCCGCTTTAGCGAGGGGATACAGCCAACTCAGGGGGCTTTAGCCCTCTCTATGTGTTAAACTAGAGACGTGGAAAGTAGGCGTATCAACTACGCGAAGAAACATCCTAGTACAGAGAAATCCCGGCAAGTAAGTCACTACCGCTTTGGCGGCAAGCCTAAACCACTGCAAGCAATGGCAGGATGTTGAGCGTATCGAATTGGCTAGTGTTGAAAAGCGCGAAACCACGAACCGAAACATAAACGTAGTCCCAATAGCAGAAATGCTTGAGGTGAGTAGGGGGTCTTTGACTGCCCCCACCCGCATTAAGTTGTGGGTGACAGCTCAAGGGAAAAGCGAAGCAACGCGGCTTCAGCCCGTTGCGCAGCATCCGTTGGGAA harbors:
- a CDS encoding S1 family peptidase, whose protein sequence is MWYSRVGMSAIAAASILVAPLPTWAQVQPLSGERINEIARNITVLIVGKDSHGSGAIISRSGSTYYVLTAKHVVNRKDNYRVIPVDQQAYAIDFKTIKFLPNSDLAVVEFTSDRTYDVATLTNSDLAKEGAQVFISGWPQPGGSGQLVRQFTDGRISGFLIEPIDGYKMIYTNVTRRGMSGGPVLDGAGRVVAVHGLGDTEDPRTLERQGLSPEAASSIASLIKPGFNYAIPINTFLTSAPAAGLFLSLQVDNQVLADTSAPVVVTQPAQPDSRDRIENINSILNTVNTGVGVIRSIFGF